CGCCTTGGCCACCAGATCCGGCCGCTGCGGCTGCACGCGCTCGTCCACGTGCTGGCCGTAGTAGCTGTAGGGCCACCCGTAGAAGCCATCTTCCTTCACCGAGGTGAGGTAATCCGGCACCAGGTCGGCACCGATCTCGTCGCGTTCGTTTGCTACCGCCCACAGCTTCCCGGTACTCGGCTCCCAGTCCAGTCCGGTCGGATTGCGGATGCCCGACGCAAAGATACGGCTGCCACGGGTGGCCACGTCCACTTCCAGCACCACTGCGCGGCGGTACTCGACGGCCAAACCATTTTCGGTGATGTTGCTGTTGGAGCCCACGCCCACGTACAGCTTGCTGCCATCACGGCTGGCCAGCAGTTCCTTGGTCCAGTGGTGGTTGATGGTGCTGGGCAGGTCGGTGAACTCGCGGCCCCTGTCGGACATGCGGGTTTCACCGGGCACGTAGTGGTACTGCATGATGTTGCCGGTGTTGGCCACGTACAGCGTGTCGCCGATCAGCTGGATGCCGAACGGCGAATGCAGGCCTTCGATGTAGACGTGTTGGGACCAGGTGTTCGTGCCCGGCGTGCGGCGCAGCAGGGTGACCCGGTTGCCGCCCTTGCCGGCCTTGCCCGAGCGCGCCTTCACCTTGCCGGCGATCCATTGCTTGGGCGTGGTGACCGGTTCTTCACCGGGGCCATTGCCTTCCACCACAAGCACATCGCCATTGGGCAGGGTCAGCAGCCGCCGCGGATGCTGCAGGTTGGCGGCGATGCGTTCGATCTTCAGGCCCTCGGCCACCGTGGGTGACTGGCCCTCGGCCCAGCCGACGCCCTTGGGTACCTGCATCGGCGGCATCAGGAAGTTGGCCGGCTTGGGCAGCGGCGGCTGCGGGCCCGACTGGTCGGCCGGATGGTATTCAGCCTTGCCGGCGCAGGCCGACAGGGTAACGGCCAGTGCCAAGGCGGCCACGGTGGGCAGGATGTGCTTAGCCATGACGACCTCCCTGCAGCACCGGCGGCTGCAATGACAGCAGGATCAGGCCCAGTGCGATCAGGGCCACGGTCAGCGCCGACAGGATCGTGCCCGGCACCGCGACGGCATAGGCATCGCGGCTGTGCACGAAGGCGTTCCAGATGGCCAGCACGACCGCGACCAGGTTGAGGAAGAAGTCGATGCGGTCGATGCGGGTGGCGGTGCCGTTGCGGCGCCAGACCGCAAACAGGTTGATCAGGCGCGGAATGATGGCGATCAGCAGGCCGAAGGTGATCAGCCAGGCGGCGGCCTTGCCCCACATGACCTCGGCGCTGTTGAGATAGATCGCGTCGAAGATCAGCGCGCCGACGAAGAAGCCGAAGGGTATCGGGTTCAACAGGCTGAACAGCGTGGTGCCGAGGCCGCGATGGGCCTGGGCGAGCGGATTGACCATCATCGTGCTCCGTGCGGAAGGGTGCACGGGCTGTAGTAGCACAGCGCGACGTGAGGATGCGCGATGATGCCCCGGCGGGGCTGCCATACCCACCGCGCTAGGCGGACTCGTCCTCGCGCACCTCGTGGAAGGGCAGCATCGTCTCGAAGCCGAATTCGTGTTCCATGCTGGTGCGGACCAGGCCGCCGATGGCGTAGCGGCTGGTGTTGGCATGCACGTCTATGCTACCGGGCCGCCATTCGGTGCGCAGATGCAGCGTCTCTGCGCGTCGCATGACGATCCGTTCCTCCTGCAGCAGCGCGCGACGGTGCTTCTTCATCAACAGGCGCAGCGGTTTCACCGTGGTGATGCCGAATGCTGCCAGTTCGGGCAGCAACTCGGCGATATCGGCATCGTCGCCATAGTCGTGGCTGCGCGTATGCACGGCCAGCACCACCTTGCGGATGGCGGCAACCGAGAGCGGGGTCTGGTCCGCGCGCGCACGGCCGCGCTGCCGTTCGTTCTTCATGTGTGTGGTCATCTGCAAGTAGTTCTCCCTGTTTCCCACGACTCAAATTCAACCGCGCGAAGATGGCGTGAAGATGTTTGTGTGCACTGTCATAACCAGACGTACTAAGTGTTTGTGACGCAATTGGCACATCTGCTGATTGCTTGTGTGAAGAGGTAGGGGGTTGTTCGTTGTGTCGCGTTTGGCTCGTTGCGATGGGGCAGTTCCGCCCCGCCGTCCTGCCATGCCGATTCACAACAGAAGGATTCGTGTATGAAGCGACACACGCAACGCTCCGCGCCACCGCGCTCCGCGCGCCTGGCCCTTGCCACTGCCCTGGTGCTGGGCAGCCTGGCCGCCACCGTCCAGGCCCAACAGGCCGATCCATTGGCGGGCATCCAGTGGCACCTGCTCAACACCGGGCAGACGGTACCGGCCGACACGCTGCCGGTGGCCGGCAACGATCTGAACGTGGATGGCCTGTTCCGCAACGGCATCCGCGGCCAGGGCGTCACCATCGCCATTGTCGATGACGGCCTGCAGATCGCGCACCCGGACCTGGCCGCCAACGTGGCGGCGGTGGCCGGCAAGAACTTCACCAACGGTTCGAACAACCCCACCCCGACCAACCCGGATGTCGACAACCACGGCACCATGGTCGGCGGCATTGCTGGCGCGGTGGGCGCCAACAACCTGGGCGTGCGCGGCGTGGCTCCGGCGGCAACGCTGAAGGGCTTCAACCCGATTTCGCGCTCAGCGTTGGGCAACCAGCAGAGCAACATCGAGTACGCCTGGTGGGATGGCGCAGAATCGGCCGACGTGCAGGTGTTCAACAACAGCTGGGGCGCCGGCCCGGGCAATCCGAACCTGCCGCTGGCGTACAGCGAGAACACGATTCGTTCGTACGAGCAGGCCCTGTCGGGCACGCGTGGTGGCCGCGGCGGCATCTACGTGAAGTCGGCCGGCAACAACTTCAACAATGCCTCGATCAGCCAGACCCAGGATGTCTGCACCACCGACACCAAGAACCGCAACACCGGCTGCGTGCCGGCCGGCCGCGATCCGCGCAACAACCTGTTCAACGTGATCACCGTAGGCGCGGTGCGCGCCGATGGCGTGCGCTCGTCGTACTCCTCCACCGGCTCGGCCCTGTGGGTGTCGGCTTTTGGCGGCGAGTACGGCCTGCAGGCGCAGTACGCCCCCGGCCTGGTGGCACGCGCCTACGATCCGGCCATCGTCACCACCGACGTGACCGGGTGCGCGCAGGGCAGCAACAAGAACACCAACCGCCAGAACACGCTGGACAGCAACCTGTCGGCCATCGACAGCACCTGCAACTACACCGCCAAGATGAACGGCACCTCGGCGTCGGCGCCGATGGTCTCGGGCGTGGCGGCACTGGTGCTGGAAGCCAATCCGAACCTGTCCTATCGCGATGTGAAGTACATCCTGGCCACCACCGCCACCCGCAACCACCCGAACCAGCCCGCGGTGACGCTGGCCGACGGGCGCACGCTGGTGCCGGGCTGGACGGTGAATGCGGCCAACCGTGCCTACAGCAACTGGTACGGCTTCGGTGTGGTCAACGCTGCGCGTGCAGTGCAGGTCGCCGAGAACTTCCAGTCGCTGGGACCGCTGGTCGACAGCGGCTGGCGCAACACGACGCGTACCGTGGCCATCGGCAACACCTCGGCCGCCGCCGCACGCCTGACCTTCCAGTTGGCCAACGGCGCGCGCAACATCGAAAGCGTGCAGCTGGGCTTCCGGGTCAACCACCGCAACACGCGCCAGCTGCAGTTCGTGCTGGTGTCGCCCAGCGGTACCCGCAGCGTGGTGCAACCGGCGTTCACCGCGATCGGTTCGGGCACGGGGGGCGCGCAGAGCAACTTCACCAGTTGGGACCTGCTGTCCAGCAATGCCTTCCTGGATGAGAATGCCAGCGGCACCTGGACGCTGGAAGTGACCGACATGGGGCAGGCCGCGACCGCAGCTTCGCGCGGCAACCTCGAATTCTTCAAGATCCGCGTTCTGGGGCACTGATGATGAAGACGACCATTCTGTTGAGCACGCTCGCCTTCGCGGCGATGACCTCCCCTGCCTGGGCACAGAGCTCCGGGCAGACTCCTCCGGCCAGGACCCTGTCGACCGTGGATGCGCAGGAACTGAAGGCGTCCGCTACCGGTCGCTCGTTCGATGTGGGCGGCACGCGCTTCCAGCTGTCTCCCTCGACCACCGTGAAGCAGGCCAGCGGCGGCCAGTTCACGATCACCCCGCAGGCGGCGGCGACCACCGGCTCGCGAACCAAGCGTTCGCTGGATAGCGCAGCGGCCGCGCCTGCTGATGCCGGTGCCGGCAAGTTCGCGGCAGCGGTCTCCCGTGACGGAGCGCCGGTGGTGGCGACATCGCGGGTCAAGGTGTTCTTCACCGATGCAGCATCGGCCCAGCGCGCGGCAACCGCCACCGGTGGCACCGTGGTGAAGGTGTCCAAGGCTTCGGGCCAGGCCATCGTGGAGTACCCGTCGGTGAACGCGGCGCTGGATGCGACCACCAAGCTGCTGTCCACCGCCGGTATCCGTGCGACCGAGCCGGACGTGGTGCAGTGGGAAGAAACGAAGTAAGGCGTTGAGTGGTGCCCCTGGCCGGTTGGCTCTCCTGGCCGGCCGGGGGATTGGTGTGTGGGGGTGTGCCGACCAACGGTCGGCACCCACCAGCAGCAGATCCAGACGTGCCAACCAAGGTTGGCACCCACCAGCGTCAGCGGGCGGCGAGTGTGTCGCTGTGCCTTGGGCTGCAGCTGGCCAGCGGACCGTTGCCGGCGGCCGGGTGGCCGGGCTCGAGCAGCAGGCGCTGCACGTCCGAGAACAGCTTGTCCACGGGCATGCCGTAGGGCGCGAACAGGCGCAGGCGGCCCTGGCGGTCGAACACGTAGCCACCGGCGATGTGGCTCATGGTGTAGGTATCCGGTACCTGGCCGGGCTCTTTCTCGTAGAACGCCTTGAAGTCGCTGGCCATCGCAGCCAGCTGCGCCTCGTTGCCGACCAGCGCGATCGCCTTGGGGTCGAACGCTTCCACATAGGTGCGCGCCACCTCCGGCGTGTCGCGGGCCGGATCGACGCTGACGAACACCACCTGCAGCTGATCGGCATCCCTGCCCATCAGGTGCTTCACCTGGCTGAGCTCGACCATCGTGGTCGGGCACACGTCCGGGCAGCTGGTGAAGCCGAAGAACAGATAGGTCACCTGCCCCTGCAGGTCGTTCGGGCCACGCACGGTGCCGTGGCTGTCGGGCATCGACCAGTGCTGGCCGAGTTCTTCGCAGGCGATGTCCTTGGAGTAGAAATCCATGCGCGACT
This portion of the Stenotrophomonas sp. WZN-1 genome encodes:
- a CDS encoding DNA breaking-rejoining protein — encoded protein: MMKTTILLSTLAFAAMTSPAWAQSSGQTPPARTLSTVDAQELKASATGRSFDVGGTRFQLSPSTTVKQASGGQFTITPQAAATTGSRTKRSLDSAAAAPADAGAGKFAAAVSRDGAPVVATSRVKVFFTDAASAQRAATATGGTVVKVSKASGQAIVEYPSVNAALDATTKLLSTAGIRATEPDVVQWEETK
- a CDS encoding DUF2231 domain-containing protein; this encodes MVNPLAQAHRGLGTTLFSLLNPIPFGFFVGALIFDAIYLNSAEVMWGKAAAWLITFGLLIAIIPRLINLFAVWRRNGTATRIDRIDFFLNLVAVVLAIWNAFVHSRDAYAVAVPGTILSALTVALIALGLILLSLQPPVLQGGRHG
- a CDS encoding sorbosone dehydrogenase family protein yields the protein MAKHILPTVAALALAVTLSACAGKAEYHPADQSGPQPPLPKPANFLMPPMQVPKGVGWAEGQSPTVAEGLKIERIAANLQHPRRLLTLPNGDVLVVEGNGPGEEPVTTPKQWIAGKVKARSGKAGKGGNRVTLLRRTPGTNTWSQHVYIEGLHSPFGIQLIGDTLYVANTGNIMQYHYVPGETRMSDRGREFTDLPSTINHHWTKELLASRDGSKLYVGVGSNSNITENGLAVEYRRAVVLEVDVATRGSRIFASGIRNPTGLDWEPSTGKLWAVANERDEIGADLVPDYLTSVKEDGFYGWPYSYYGQHVDERVQPQRPDLVAKAIVPDYAIGSHVAPLGLLFYTGQALPAQYHGGAFIGEHGSWDRSPLSGYEVVYVPFKDGKPTGRPQTVVSGFASKDEKTLMGAPVGMAMDAEGALLVADDVGDVVWRVSAK
- a CDS encoding SCO family protein; amino-acid sequence: MKGIAFPHRGLRLAAGLLLGLLAGCSAQSRMDFYSKDIACEELGQHWSMPDSHGTVRGPNDLQGQVTYLFFGFTSCPDVCPTTMVELSQVKHLMGRDADQLQVVFVSVDPARDTPEVARTYVEAFDPKAIALVGNEAQLAAMASDFKAFYEKEPGQVPDTYTMSHIAGGYVFDRQGRLRLFAPYGMPVDKLFSDVQRLLLEPGHPAAGNGPLASCSPRHSDTLAAR
- a CDS encoding S8 family serine peptidase encodes the protein MKRHTQRSAPPRSARLALATALVLGSLAATVQAQQADPLAGIQWHLLNTGQTVPADTLPVAGNDLNVDGLFRNGIRGQGVTIAIVDDGLQIAHPDLAANVAAVAGKNFTNGSNNPTPTNPDVDNHGTMVGGIAGAVGANNLGVRGVAPAATLKGFNPISRSALGNQQSNIEYAWWDGAESADVQVFNNSWGAGPGNPNLPLAYSENTIRSYEQALSGTRGGRGGIYVKSAGNNFNNASISQTQDVCTTDTKNRNTGCVPAGRDPRNNLFNVITVGAVRADGVRSSYSSTGSALWVSAFGGEYGLQAQYAPGLVARAYDPAIVTTDVTGCAQGSNKNTNRQNTLDSNLSAIDSTCNYTAKMNGTSASAPMVSGVAALVLEANPNLSYRDVKYILATTATRNHPNQPAVTLADGRTLVPGWTVNAANRAYSNWYGFGVVNAARAVQVAENFQSLGPLVDSGWRNTTRTVAIGNTSAAAARLTFQLANGARNIESVQLGFRVNHRNTRQLQFVLVSPSGTRSVVQPAFTAIGSGTGGAQSNFTSWDLLSSNAFLDENASGTWTLEVTDMGQAATAASRGNLEFFKIRVLGH